In Spinacia oleracea cultivar Varoflay chromosome 5, BTI_SOV_V1, whole genome shotgun sequence, a single window of DNA contains:
- the LOC130461766 gene encoding uncharacterized protein codes for MGKWVHSYYIKGRDIGSTHWPVNMSWPLRKILNAQNLVDNIGGWSAVCKNDVFSIKTMYHLLVGPSDKVSWRRIIFHNKASPKSLFISWLAVLGRLPTLDRLMKWKVVDTNVCPMCSCVPESVQHLFFECCYSAAVWSPVLVSLQFHRPASQLDNEVVQITRAAKRSGDRFKLLLMFFAECICSIWLQRNAKVFIKSCRSPHDLLRENKYRVACRTTDQQKSILLM; via the coding sequence atggGTAAATGGGTTCATTCCTATTACATAAAGGGGAGGGATATTGGGAGCACTCATTGGCCTGTTAACATGTCTTGGCCTTTGAGAAAGATTTTGAATGCTCAGAATCTGGTGGATAATATTGGAGGGTGGTCTGCAGTGTGTAAGAATGATGTCTTCTCCATTAAAACCATGTACCACTTGCTGGTGGGGCCATCTGATAAAGTTAGTTGGAGGAGAATTATTTTCCATAACAAAGCTTCCCCAAAAAGTCTGTTTATTTCTTGGTTAGCTGTTTTGGGGAGATTGCCTACTCTGGACAGACTCATGAAGTGGAAAGTAGTGGATACAAATGTGTGCCCAATGTGCTCCTGTGTGCCTGAATCTGTTCAGCATCTGTTCTTTGAGTGTTGTTACTCAGCAGCTGTTTGGTCCCCTGTGCTTGTTAGCCTTCAATTTCATAGACCTGCTTCCCAGCTGGATAATGAAGTGGTGCAGATAACAAGAGCTGCTAAGAGGTCTGGTGATAGGTTTAAGTTGCTCCTGATGTTCTTTGCAGAGTGTATTTGTAGCATTTGGTTGCAAAGAAATGCAAAAGTTTTCATCAAATCCTGCAGAAGCCCTCATGATCTGCTGAGAGAGAATAAGTATAGAGTAGCCTGTAGAACTACTGATCAGCAAAAATCCATTCTTCTGATGTAA